Proteins from a genomic interval of Falco rusticolus isolate bFalRus1 chromosome 7, bFalRus1.pri, whole genome shotgun sequence:
- the ARHGAP5 gene encoding rho GTPase-activating protein 5 isoform X2 — MMAKNKEPRPPSYAVSVVGLSGTEKDKGNCGVGKSCLCNRFVRSKADEYYPEHTSVLSTIDFGGRVVNNDHFLYWGDVTQSGEDGIECRIHVIEQTEFIDDQTFLPHRSTNLQPYIKRAAASKLQSAEKLMYICTDQLGLEQDFEQKQMPEGKLSIDGFLLCIDVSQGCNRKFDDQLKFVNNLYIQLSKSKKPIIIAATKCDECVDHYLREVQAFASNKKNLVVVETSARFNVNVETCFTALVQMMDKTRGKPKIIPYLDAYKTQRQLVVTATDKFEKLVQTVRDYHATWKTVSNKLKNHPDYEEYINLEGTKKAKNTFSKHIEQLKQEHIRKRKEEYINALPRALNTLLSNLDEIEHLSWSEALKLMEKRPDFQSCFVVLEKTPWDETDHIDKVNDRRIPFDLLTTLEAEKVYQNHVQHLISEKRRVEMKEKFKKTLEKIQFISPGQPWEEVICFVVEDEAFKYITDADSKEVYGRHQREIVEKAKEEFQEMLFEHSELFYDLDLNATPSSDKMSEIHAVLSEEPRYKALQKLAPDRESLLLKHIGFVYHPTKETCLSGQNCTDIKVEQLLANSLLQLDHGRSNLYHDSANIDKVNLFILGKDGLAQELANEIRTQSTDDEYALDGKIYELDLRPVDAKSPYLLTQLWTSTFKPHGCFCVFNSIESLNYIGECIAKIRAEASQIRRDKYMANLPFTLILANQRDSVSKNLPILRHQGQQLANKLQCPFVDVPAGTYPRKFNETQIKQALRGVLEAVKHNFDVVSPVPTIKDLSEADLRIVMCAMCGDPFSVDLILSPFLDSHSCSAAQAGQNNSLMLDKIIGEKRRRIQITILSYHSSIGVRKDELVHGYILVYSAKRKASMGMLRAFLSEVQDTIPVQLVAVTDSQADFFENEAIKELMTEGEHIATEITAKFTALYSLSQYHRQTEVFTLFFSDVLEKKNMIESSYMSDSTRETTHTSEDVFPRSPRGSSLDYNYPDSEDDTEGPPPYSPIGDDVRLLPAPSDRSKYRLDLEGNEYPIHSTPLNCHDHERNHKVPPPIKPKPLVPRTNVKKLDPNLLKTIEAGIGKNPRKQPSRVPPVPPEDIDQSDNYAEPIDTIFKHKGFADDIYAVPDDSQNRIIKVRNSIVINTQSEEENGFSDRISKSHGERRPSKYKYKSKTLFSKAKSYYRRTHSDASDDEAFTTSKTKRKGRHRGSEEDPLLSPVETWKGGIDNPAITSDQELDDKKMKKKTHKVKEDKKPKKKTKTFNPPIRRNWESNYFGMPLQDLVTPEKPIPLFVEKCVQFIEDTAYLLCDHEANRMILLVQQKTTFRSGELC, encoded by the exons ATGATGGCAAAAAACAAAGAGCCACGCCCCCCATCTTATGCTGTTAGTGTTGTTGGACTGTCTGGAACTGAAAAGGATAAAGGTAATTGTGGAGTTGGAAAGTCATGTTTGTGCAATAGATTCGTTCGTTCAAAAGCAGATGAATATTATCCTGAGCATACCTCTGTGCTTAGCACAATTGACTTTGGAGGAAGAGTTGTTAACAATGATCACTTTTTGTACTGGGGTGACGTAACACAAAGCGGTGAGGATGGAATTGAGTGCAGGATTCACGTGATTGAACAGACTGAGTTCATTGATGATCAGACTTTCTTGCCTCATCGGAGTACGAATTTACAACCATATATAAAACGTGCAGCTGCCTCCAAACTGCAGTCAGCAGAAAAACTAATGTACATTTGCACAGATCAGCTAGGCTTGGAGCAAGACTTTGAGCAAAAACAAATGCCTGAAGGGAAACTAAGCATAGATGGGTTTTTATTGTGCATTGACGTAAGCCAAGGATGTAATAGGAAGTTTGATGATCAACTTAAATTTGTGAATAACCTCTATATACAGCTCTCAAAATCTAAAAAACCCATAATAATAGCAGCAACAAAATGTGATGAATGTGTGGATCATTATTTGCGAGAGGTTCAGGCCTTTGCTTCAAATAAGAAGAACCTTGTGGTAGTGGAAACATCAGCGAGATTCAATGTCAATGTTGAAACATGTTTTACTGCACTGGTACAAATGATGGATAAAACTCGTGGTAAACCTAAAATAATCCCCTATCTGGATGCCTATAAAACTCAAAGACAGCTAGTTGTTACAGCAACGGACAAGTTTGAAAAACTTGTCCAAACTGTGAGAGACTATCATGCAACTTGGAAAACTGTTAGTAATAAACTGAAAAACCACCCTGATTATGAAGAGTACATAAATTtggaaggaacaaaaaaggccaaaaatacattttcaaaacacatagAGCAGCTTAAACAGGAACATATTcgaaaaagaaaagaagaatacaTTAATGCATTGCCAAGAGCTCTTAATACTCTTCTGTCAAATCTTGATGAGATTGAACACTTGAGCTGGTCAGAAGCCTTGAAGTTAATGGAGAAAAGGCCCGACTTCCAGTCCTGTTTTGTAGTGCTTGAAAAAACACCCTGGGATGAAACTGACCATATAGATAAAGTGAATGACAGAAGAATTCCATTTGACCTTCTTACTACGCTAGAGGCAGAAAAAGTTTATCAAAACCATGTGCAGCATCTTATATCTGAAAAAAGGAGGGTTGAAATGAAGGAGAAATTCAAAAAAACTCTTGAGAAAATCCAGTTCATTTCACCTGGACAGCCATGGGAAGAAGTTATATGTTTTGTGGTGGAGGACGAAGCATTCAAATACATCACTGATGCAGATAGTAAGGAAGTGTATGGTAGGCATCAGAGGGAGATTGTTGAAAAAGCCAAAGAGGAGtttcaggaaatgctttttgaaCATTCAGAGCTGTTTTATGACCTGGATCTTAATGCAACACCAAGTTCAGATAAAATGAGTGAAATTCACGCTGTTCTGAGTGAAGAACCTAGATACAAAGCTTTACAGAAACTTGCACCTGACAGAGAATCTCTTCTGCTTAAACACATAGGGTTTGTTTATCACCCAACTAAAGAAACTTGTCTTAGTGGCCAAAATTGCACAGACATTAAAGTAGAGCAGTTACTTGCCAACAGTCTTCTGCAACTAGACCATGGCCGCTCAAATTTATACCATGATAGTGCCAACATTGATAAAGTCAATCTTTTCATTTTGGGCAAAGATGGCCTTGCACAAGAATTGGCAAATGAAATTCGGACACAGTCCACTGATGATGAATATGCATTAGATGGAAAAATATATGAACTAGATCTTAGGCCAGTTGATGCAAAATCCCCATACCTGTTGACTCAGTTGTGGACCTCAACCTTCAAACCACATGgttgtttttgtgtgtttaactCTATTGAATCGCTGAATTATATTGGGGAGTGCATTGCAAAAATAAGGGCTGAAGCATCTCAGATAAGGAGAGACAAGTATATGGCTAATCTTCCATTTACGTTAATACTGGCGAACCAGAGGGACAGTGTTAGCAAGAATCTGCCTATACTGAGACATCAGGGACAGCAATTGGCCAACAAATTACAGTGTCCCTTTGTAGATGTACCTGCTGGTACATATCCACGCAAATTTAATGAGACCCAAATAAAACAAGCTCTGAGGGGAGTACTAGAAGCAGTTAAACACAACTTTGATGTTGTAAGTCCAGTTCCTACCATTAAAGATCTGTCAGAAGCTGACTTAAGAATTGTCATGTGTGCCATGTGTGGTGATCCGTTTAGTGTGGATCTTATTCTTTCACCCTTCCTTGACTCTCACTCCTGTAGTGCTGCTCAGGCTGGCCAGAATAATTCTTTGATGCTTGATAAAATAATAGGTGAAAAGAGGCGTCGAATACAGATAACTATATTATCATATCATTCTTCAATTGGGGTAAGGAAAGATGAACTTGTTCATGGATATATACTGGTTTATTCTGCGAAGCGGAAGGCGTCCATGGGAATGCTTCgagcatttctttctgaagttcagGATACGATTCCTGTCCAGTTAGTGGCTGTTACTGATAGCCAGGCAGACTTCTTTGAGAATGAAGCAATCAAGGAACTTATGACTGAAGGGGAACACATAGCAACAGAGATTACTGCTAAGTTTACAGCTTTATATTCATTATCTCAGTATCATCGTCAAACCGAAGTTTTCACATTGTTCTTCAGTGATGtattagagaagaaaaacatgattGAAAGTTCTTACATGTCAGACAGCACAAGGGAAACAACACATACAAgtgaagatgtttttccaaGATCTCCCAGAGGAAGTTCCCTTGACTATAATTATCCAGATTCAGAGGATGATACTGAAGGACCACCACCTTACAGTCCAATTGGTGATGACGTAAGGTTACTCCCAGCACCTAGTGACCGTTCAAAGTACCGACTGGATTTGGAAGGAAACGAGTATCCTATTCACAGTACACCGCTCAATTGTCATGACCATGAACGCAACCATAAAGTGCCTCCTCCAATAAAACCGAAACCACTTGTTCCAagaacaaatgtgaaaaaactGGATCCTAACCTCCTGAAAACAATTGAGGCAGGTATTGGCAAAAATCCCAGGAAACAACCTTCTCGAGTGCCTCCGGTACCACCAGAAGATATAGACCAGTCTGATAACTATGCTGAACCTATTGACACTATTTTCAAACATAAAGGCTTTGCAGATGATATCTATGCGGTTCCAGATGATAGTCAGAATCGTATTATTAAAGTTCGAAACTCAATTGTTATAAATACCCaaagtgaggaagaaaatgggTTTTCTGACAGAATATCCAAAAGTCATGGGGAAAGAAGGCcatcaaaatacaaatataaatccAAGACTCTGTTCAGCAAAGCTAAATCTTACTATAGGAGAACACATTCGGATGCGAGTGATGATGAGGCTTTCACCACCTctaaaactaaaagaaaaggaagacatcGTGGAAGTGAAGAAGATCCACTTCTTTCACCTGTTGAAACATGGAAGGGTGGCATAGATAACCCTGCTATTACGTCGGATCAAGAATTGGatgataaaaaaatgaaaaagaaaacccacaaagtaAAAGAAGATAAGAAA CcgaaaaagaaaactaagacATTCAATCCTCCAATCCGTAGAAACTGGGAAAGTAATTACTTTGGGATGCCCCTACAGGATCTGGTTACACCTGAGAAACCGATACCTCTGTTTGTTGAAAAATGTGTGCAATTCATTGAAGATACAG CCTATTTACTGTGTGACCATGAGGCGAATAGGATGATCTTGCTGGTCCAACAGAAGACTACATTTAGGAGTGGGGAATTGTGTTGA
- the ARHGAP5 gene encoding rho GTPase-activating protein 5 isoform X3 → MMAKNKEPRPPSYAVSVVGLSGTEKDKGNCGVGKSCLCNRFVRSKADEYYPEHTSVLSTIDFGGRVVNNDHFLYWGDVTQSGEDGIECRIHVIEQTEFIDDQTFLPHRSTNLQPYIKRAAASKLQSAEKLMYICTDQLGLEQDFEQKQMPEGKLSIDGFLLCIDVSQGCNRKFDDQLKFVNNLYIQLSKSKKPIIIAATKCDECVDHYLREVQAFASNKKNLVVVETSARFNVNVETCFTALVQMMDKTRGKPKIIPYLDAYKTQRQLVVTATDKFEKLVQTVRDYHATWKTVSNKLKNHPDYEEYINLEGTKKAKNTFSKHIEQLKQEHIRKRKEEYINALPRALNTLLSNLDEIEHLSWSEALKLMEKRPDFQSCFVVLEKTPWDETDHIDKVNDRRIPFDLLTTLEAEKVYQNHVQHLISEKRRVEMKEKFKKTLEKIQFISPGQPWEEVICFVVEDEAFKYITDADSKEVYGRHQREIVEKAKEEFQEMLFEHSELFYDLDLNATPSSDKMSEIHAVLSEEPRYKALQKLAPDRESLLLKHIGFVYHPTKETCLSGQNCTDIKVEQLLANSLLQLDHGRSNLYHDSANIDKVNLFILGKDGLAQELANEIRTQSTDDEYALDGKIYELDLRPVDAKSPYLLTQLWTSTFKPHGCFCVFNSIESLNYIGECIAKIRAEASQIRRDKYMANLPFTLILANQRDSVSKNLPILRHQGQQLANKLQCPFVDVPAGTYPRKFNETQIKQALRGVLEAVKHNFDVVSPVPTIKDLSEADLRIVMCAMCGDPFSVDLILSPFLDSHSCSAAQAGQNNSLMLDKIIGEKRRRIQITILSYHSSIGVRKDELVHGYILVYSAKRKASMGMLRAFLSEVQDTIPVQLVAVTDSQADFFENEAIKELMTEGEHIATEITAKFTALYSLSQYHRQTEVFTLFFSDVLEKKNMIESSYMSDSTRETTHTSEDVFPRSPRGSSLDYNYPDSEDDTEGPPPYSPIGDDVRLLPAPSDRSKYRLDLEGNEYPIHSTPLNCHDHERNHKVPPPIKPKPLVPRTNVKKLDPNLLKTIEAGIGKNPRKQPSRVPPVPPEDIDQSDNYAEPIDTIFKHKGFADDIYAVPDDSQNRIIKVRNSIVINTQSEEENGFSDRISKSHGERRPSKYKYKSKTLFSKAKSYYRRTHSDASDDEAFTTSKTKRKGRHRGSEEDPLLSPVETWKGGIDNPAITSDQELDDKKMKKKTHKVKEDKKDYVRKACTVLVGIKQIKTTFRNSLIKITISV, encoded by the exons ATGATGGCAAAAAACAAAGAGCCACGCCCCCCATCTTATGCTGTTAGTGTTGTTGGACTGTCTGGAACTGAAAAGGATAAAGGTAATTGTGGAGTTGGAAAGTCATGTTTGTGCAATAGATTCGTTCGTTCAAAAGCAGATGAATATTATCCTGAGCATACCTCTGTGCTTAGCACAATTGACTTTGGAGGAAGAGTTGTTAACAATGATCACTTTTTGTACTGGGGTGACGTAACACAAAGCGGTGAGGATGGAATTGAGTGCAGGATTCACGTGATTGAACAGACTGAGTTCATTGATGATCAGACTTTCTTGCCTCATCGGAGTACGAATTTACAACCATATATAAAACGTGCAGCTGCCTCCAAACTGCAGTCAGCAGAAAAACTAATGTACATTTGCACAGATCAGCTAGGCTTGGAGCAAGACTTTGAGCAAAAACAAATGCCTGAAGGGAAACTAAGCATAGATGGGTTTTTATTGTGCATTGACGTAAGCCAAGGATGTAATAGGAAGTTTGATGATCAACTTAAATTTGTGAATAACCTCTATATACAGCTCTCAAAATCTAAAAAACCCATAATAATAGCAGCAACAAAATGTGATGAATGTGTGGATCATTATTTGCGAGAGGTTCAGGCCTTTGCTTCAAATAAGAAGAACCTTGTGGTAGTGGAAACATCAGCGAGATTCAATGTCAATGTTGAAACATGTTTTACTGCACTGGTACAAATGATGGATAAAACTCGTGGTAAACCTAAAATAATCCCCTATCTGGATGCCTATAAAACTCAAAGACAGCTAGTTGTTACAGCAACGGACAAGTTTGAAAAACTTGTCCAAACTGTGAGAGACTATCATGCAACTTGGAAAACTGTTAGTAATAAACTGAAAAACCACCCTGATTATGAAGAGTACATAAATTtggaaggaacaaaaaaggccaaaaatacattttcaaaacacatagAGCAGCTTAAACAGGAACATATTcgaaaaagaaaagaagaatacaTTAATGCATTGCCAAGAGCTCTTAATACTCTTCTGTCAAATCTTGATGAGATTGAACACTTGAGCTGGTCAGAAGCCTTGAAGTTAATGGAGAAAAGGCCCGACTTCCAGTCCTGTTTTGTAGTGCTTGAAAAAACACCCTGGGATGAAACTGACCATATAGATAAAGTGAATGACAGAAGAATTCCATTTGACCTTCTTACTACGCTAGAGGCAGAAAAAGTTTATCAAAACCATGTGCAGCATCTTATATCTGAAAAAAGGAGGGTTGAAATGAAGGAGAAATTCAAAAAAACTCTTGAGAAAATCCAGTTCATTTCACCTGGACAGCCATGGGAAGAAGTTATATGTTTTGTGGTGGAGGACGAAGCATTCAAATACATCACTGATGCAGATAGTAAGGAAGTGTATGGTAGGCATCAGAGGGAGATTGTTGAAAAAGCCAAAGAGGAGtttcaggaaatgctttttgaaCATTCAGAGCTGTTTTATGACCTGGATCTTAATGCAACACCAAGTTCAGATAAAATGAGTGAAATTCACGCTGTTCTGAGTGAAGAACCTAGATACAAAGCTTTACAGAAACTTGCACCTGACAGAGAATCTCTTCTGCTTAAACACATAGGGTTTGTTTATCACCCAACTAAAGAAACTTGTCTTAGTGGCCAAAATTGCACAGACATTAAAGTAGAGCAGTTACTTGCCAACAGTCTTCTGCAACTAGACCATGGCCGCTCAAATTTATACCATGATAGTGCCAACATTGATAAAGTCAATCTTTTCATTTTGGGCAAAGATGGCCTTGCACAAGAATTGGCAAATGAAATTCGGACACAGTCCACTGATGATGAATATGCATTAGATGGAAAAATATATGAACTAGATCTTAGGCCAGTTGATGCAAAATCCCCATACCTGTTGACTCAGTTGTGGACCTCAACCTTCAAACCACATGgttgtttttgtgtgtttaactCTATTGAATCGCTGAATTATATTGGGGAGTGCATTGCAAAAATAAGGGCTGAAGCATCTCAGATAAGGAGAGACAAGTATATGGCTAATCTTCCATTTACGTTAATACTGGCGAACCAGAGGGACAGTGTTAGCAAGAATCTGCCTATACTGAGACATCAGGGACAGCAATTGGCCAACAAATTACAGTGTCCCTTTGTAGATGTACCTGCTGGTACATATCCACGCAAATTTAATGAGACCCAAATAAAACAAGCTCTGAGGGGAGTACTAGAAGCAGTTAAACACAACTTTGATGTTGTAAGTCCAGTTCCTACCATTAAAGATCTGTCAGAAGCTGACTTAAGAATTGTCATGTGTGCCATGTGTGGTGATCCGTTTAGTGTGGATCTTATTCTTTCACCCTTCCTTGACTCTCACTCCTGTAGTGCTGCTCAGGCTGGCCAGAATAATTCTTTGATGCTTGATAAAATAATAGGTGAAAAGAGGCGTCGAATACAGATAACTATATTATCATATCATTCTTCAATTGGGGTAAGGAAAGATGAACTTGTTCATGGATATATACTGGTTTATTCTGCGAAGCGGAAGGCGTCCATGGGAATGCTTCgagcatttctttctgaagttcagGATACGATTCCTGTCCAGTTAGTGGCTGTTACTGATAGCCAGGCAGACTTCTTTGAGAATGAAGCAATCAAGGAACTTATGACTGAAGGGGAACACATAGCAACAGAGATTACTGCTAAGTTTACAGCTTTATATTCATTATCTCAGTATCATCGTCAAACCGAAGTTTTCACATTGTTCTTCAGTGATGtattagagaagaaaaacatgattGAAAGTTCTTACATGTCAGACAGCACAAGGGAAACAACACATACAAgtgaagatgtttttccaaGATCTCCCAGAGGAAGTTCCCTTGACTATAATTATCCAGATTCAGAGGATGATACTGAAGGACCACCACCTTACAGTCCAATTGGTGATGACGTAAGGTTACTCCCAGCACCTAGTGACCGTTCAAAGTACCGACTGGATTTGGAAGGAAACGAGTATCCTATTCACAGTACACCGCTCAATTGTCATGACCATGAACGCAACCATAAAGTGCCTCCTCCAATAAAACCGAAACCACTTGTTCCAagaacaaatgtgaaaaaactGGATCCTAACCTCCTGAAAACAATTGAGGCAGGTATTGGCAAAAATCCCAGGAAACAACCTTCTCGAGTGCCTCCGGTACCACCAGAAGATATAGACCAGTCTGATAACTATGCTGAACCTATTGACACTATTTTCAAACATAAAGGCTTTGCAGATGATATCTATGCGGTTCCAGATGATAGTCAGAATCGTATTATTAAAGTTCGAAACTCAATTGTTATAAATACCCaaagtgaggaagaaaatgggTTTTCTGACAGAATATCCAAAAGTCATGGGGAAAGAAGGCcatcaaaatacaaatataaatccAAGACTCTGTTCAGCAAAGCTAAATCTTACTATAGGAGAACACATTCGGATGCGAGTGATGATGAGGCTTTCACCACCTctaaaactaaaagaaaaggaagacatcGTGGAAGTGAAGAAGATCCACTTCTTTCACCTGTTGAAACATGGAAGGGTGGCATAGATAACCCTGCTATTACGTCGGATCAAGAATTGGatgataaaaaaatgaaaaagaaaacccacaaagtaAAAGAAGATAAGAAA GATTATGTACGGAAGGCCTGTACCGTGTTAGTGGGAATAAAACAGATCAAGACAACATTCAGAAACAGTTTGATCAAG